From a region of the Corallococcus macrosporus genome:
- a CDS encoding caspase family protein produces MKRLLPLLLVLLCACAGPSATAGDKGGLVPLRLDAADLSRAYTPRRLALLVGISSFDDPQWRALRYSSKDAIDLAAALMDPARGHFDQVRVLTRPEETTRDAILAALRQLRREATRPDDVVMVYLSAHGTLARDGRGELTRYLVTRDASFRSIPQTALSMDALKAEFEQLPSRRRLLVLATCHSGSGKSLLPRELEVELAGIKSGFYARPMEESSRASMVFAASDWGETAREDEGLRNDIYTYFLIEGLGGAADRNADGAVTATEAHDYSRRRTFAFTEGRQRPSAEIMEVGADPVILAGRIDRTGQPELFSYNPRLDGFLLKVDGEPRLELPGGAAVGPGRRTVELTKGDSVLVRREVDVGRGERLPLEQLLADAIPRRALSLVGGMMSFTDGQSRRELLPAAPQVGVVLRLEDLPLPNLGLLLDMGLGHGRQKLQMAPGSEVPFGYTTLTLGAAVPYLWRWERLTLFAGPRVAALYLGRSFDVEAFSGGQRYFTVSPGVVGGLAWRLGERLELTAQGHGMLTYVVVDGQGQAVGFIGGNAGVGYRF; encoded by the coding sequence GTGAAGCGCCTCCTTCCCCTGCTGCTCGTCCTCCTCTGCGCCTGCGCGGGTCCATCCGCCACGGCCGGAGACAAGGGCGGGCTCGTGCCGCTGCGGCTCGACGCGGCGGACCTTTCGCGTGCGTACACGCCCCGGCGGCTCGCGCTGCTCGTGGGCATCTCGTCGTTCGACGATCCCCAGTGGCGTGCCCTGCGCTACTCGTCCAAGGACGCCATCGACCTCGCGGCGGCGCTGATGGACCCCGCGCGGGGCCACTTCGACCAGGTGCGCGTCCTCACGCGCCCGGAGGAGACGACGCGCGACGCCATCCTCGCGGCGCTGCGGCAGCTGCGGCGTGAGGCCACCCGCCCGGATGACGTGGTGATGGTGTACCTGTCCGCGCACGGCACGCTCGCGCGCGACGGCCGGGGGGAGCTCACGCGCTACCTCGTCACGCGCGACGCGTCCTTCCGCTCCATCCCCCAGACGGCGCTCTCCATGGACGCCCTGAAGGCGGAGTTCGAACAGCTGCCCAGCCGGCGGCGGCTGCTGGTGCTGGCCACCTGCCACAGCGGCAGCGGCAAGTCGCTCCTGCCCCGCGAGCTGGAGGTGGAGCTGGCTGGCATCAAGTCCGGCTTCTACGCGCGGCCGATGGAGGAGTCGTCCCGCGCGTCCATGGTGTTCGCCGCCAGCGACTGGGGCGAGACGGCGCGCGAGGACGAGGGCCTGCGCAACGACATCTACACGTACTTCCTCATCGAGGGCCTGGGCGGCGCCGCGGACCGCAACGCGGACGGCGCCGTCACCGCCACGGAGGCCCACGACTATTCACGCCGCCGCACCTTCGCCTTCACGGAAGGCCGTCAGCGCCCGTCCGCTGAAATCATGGAGGTGGGCGCGGATCCGGTCATCCTCGCCGGCCGTATCGACCGCACGGGGCAGCCGGAGCTGTTCTCCTACAACCCGCGCCTGGACGGCTTCCTGCTCAAGGTGGACGGCGAGCCGCGTCTGGAATTGCCGGGCGGCGCCGCGGTGGGCCCGGGCCGCCGCACGGTGGAGCTCACCAAGGGAGACTCCGTCCTCGTGCGGCGCGAAGTGGACGTGGGCCGGGGCGAGCGGCTGCCCCTGGAGCAACTGCTGGCGGACGCCATCCCGCGCCGCGCGCTGTCGCTGGTGGGCGGCATGATGTCCTTCACGGATGGCCAGAGCCGCCGCGAGCTGTTGCCCGCCGCGCCGCAGGTGGGCGTCGTGCTGCGGCTGGAGGACCTTCCGCTCCCGAACCTGGGCCTGCTCCTGGACATGGGACTGGGGCACGGACGGCAGAAGCTCCAGATGGCGCCGGGCAGCGAGGTGCCCTTTGGCTACACCACGCTCACCCTGGGTGCGGCGGTGCCATACCTCTGGCGCTGGGAGCGGCTGACGCTGTTCGCGGGCCCGCGTGTGGCCGCGCTGTACCTGGGAAGGTCATTTGACGTGGAGGCCTTCTCCGGTGGCCAGCGCTACTTCACCGTCAGCCCCGGTGTGGTGGGTGGACTGGCGTGGCGCCTGGGCGAGCGGTTGGAGCTCACCGCCCAGGGTCACGGGATGTTGACGTACGTGGTGGTGGACGGTCAGGGACAGGCTGTGGGCTTCATCGGCGGAAACGCCGGCGTGGGGTACCGCTTCTGA
- a CDS encoding sigma-70 family RNA polymerase sigma factor, whose product MGETDDVTDAVRRATQGEPSAFSELYRRTRPLVARLVAGFGTLDPDEAEDILQESYVRAFRGLSQLKSPGAFTPWLLTIARNRARTRLERRSLLQRMEEERVDPTPETVPALPPTLQVERDIEVVRQLIAELPEGEEKKTVQLFYIEGQLSAREIAEQLGVGKSTVTMRLERFRGRIKRELLLRVLAGRWD is encoded by the coding sequence GTGGGTGAGACGGACGACGTGACGGACGCGGTTCGGCGCGCGACGCAGGGGGAGCCGTCCGCCTTCAGCGAGCTTTACCGTCGCACCCGCCCCCTGGTAGCCCGCCTGGTCGCGGGCTTCGGCACATTGGATCCCGACGAAGCGGAGGACATCCTCCAGGAATCCTACGTGCGGGCGTTTCGGGGGTTGTCCCAGCTGAAGTCGCCTGGGGCCTTCACCCCGTGGTTGTTGACCATCGCGCGCAACCGGGCGCGCACGCGGCTGGAGCGTCGCAGCCTGCTCCAGCGGATGGAGGAAGAACGGGTGGACCCGACACCGGAGACGGTGCCGGCCCTGCCACCCACGCTCCAGGTGGAGCGGGACATCGAGGTGGTGCGGCAGCTCATCGCGGAGCTGCCCGAAGGCGAGGAGAAGAAGACCGTGCAGCTCTTCTACATCGAGGGTCAGCTCTCCGCGCGGGAGATCGCCGAGCAGCTCGGCGTGGGCAAGAGCACGGTCACCATGCGGCTGGAGCGGTTTCGTGGGCGCATCAAGCGCGAGCTCCTCCTGCGGGTGCTCGCCGGACGGTGGGATTGA
- a CDS encoding OsmC family protein, with product MGISKGSAQWNGGLKDGKGSMKPGHAAEVPFSLGTRFEGQQGSNPEELIGAALSGCFSMALSLGLEKAGLKPTRIQTNADVQLDKQGEGFAITTIALSTEATVPGADDARFQQIAEETKKGCPVSKALAGVNITLKAKLAT from the coding sequence ATGGGTATCAGCAAGGGCAGTGCGCAGTGGAATGGTGGGCTGAAGGACGGCAAGGGTTCGATGAAGCCGGGCCACGCCGCGGAGGTGCCCTTCTCGCTCGGCACCCGCTTCGAGGGTCAGCAGGGCAGCAACCCGGAGGAGCTCATCGGCGCGGCGCTCTCCGGGTGCTTCTCCATGGCCCTGTCGCTGGGGCTGGAGAAGGCCGGCCTGAAGCCCACGCGCATCCAGACGAACGCGGACGTGCAGTTGGACAAGCAGGGCGAGGGCTTCGCCATCACCACCATCGCGCTGAGCACCGAGGCCACCGTCCCCGGTGCCGACGACGCCCGCTTCCAGCAGATCGCCGAGGAGACCAAGAAGGGCTGCCCCGTCTCCAAGGCGCTCGCGGGCGTGAACATCACGCTCAAGGCGAAGCTCGCGACCTGA
- a CDS encoding PQQ-dependent sugar dehydrogenase translates to MTVFSRASICLGAALLLTDCAHRSTPEASTASAKVPSLPAPDPAFKVERYSQVIGWPEGKRPTAPEGFEVTRYADGLRNPRWTYVLPNGDVLVAEASSEFKSEQDKEESIESGKVRSQNLGHSANRITLLRDADRDGTPEVREVFLEGVKQPLGMLLLGDRFYVAGTDAVWRYPYTSGATSLQAPGEKLLTLPAGGYNNHWTRNLLANADGSKLYVSVGSASNLAEHGLKEEERRANILELNPDGTGERVYASGLRNPVGMAWAPGTRTLWTAVNERDDLGEDLVPDYLTRVEDGGFYGWPYAYFGANEDPRMAGQRPDLVAKTRVPDVSLGAHTASLGLAFYEAQAFPRKYQGGAFVGQHGSWNRSELSGYKVVFVPFRDGKPSGPPEDFLTGFIANAEQAQVHGRPVGVTVLPDGALLVADDASNTLWKVSAKR, encoded by the coding sequence ATGACCGTTTTCTCCCGAGCCTCCATCTGCCTGGGTGCCGCGCTGCTGCTGACGGACTGCGCGCACCGCTCCACCCCTGAAGCCTCCACAGCGTCCGCGAAGGTGCCTTCGCTGCCCGCGCCCGACCCGGCCTTCAAGGTGGAGCGCTACAGCCAGGTCATCGGCTGGCCCGAGGGCAAGCGCCCCACGGCCCCGGAAGGCTTCGAGGTGACGCGCTACGCGGACGGCCTGCGCAACCCGCGCTGGACCTACGTGCTGCCCAACGGCGACGTGCTGGTGGCGGAGGCCAGCTCCGAGTTCAAGAGCGAGCAGGACAAGGAGGAGTCCATCGAGTCCGGCAAGGTGCGCTCGCAGAACCTGGGCCACAGCGCCAACCGCATCACGCTGCTGCGCGACGCGGACCGCGACGGCACGCCAGAGGTCCGTGAGGTGTTCCTCGAGGGCGTGAAGCAGCCGCTGGGCATGCTGCTCCTGGGTGACCGCTTCTACGTGGCCGGCACGGACGCCGTCTGGCGCTACCCGTACACGTCCGGCGCGACGTCCCTCCAGGCTCCGGGTGAGAAGCTCCTGACGCTGCCTGCGGGCGGCTACAACAACCACTGGACGCGCAACCTGCTGGCCAACGCGGACGGCTCGAAGCTCTACGTGTCGGTGGGCTCCGCGAGCAACCTGGCCGAGCATGGACTCAAGGAAGAGGAGCGCCGCGCCAACATCCTGGAGCTCAACCCGGACGGCACGGGCGAGCGCGTCTACGCGAGCGGCCTGCGCAACCCCGTGGGCATGGCCTGGGCCCCCGGCACGCGCACGCTGTGGACGGCGGTGAACGAGCGCGACGACCTGGGCGAGGACCTGGTGCCGGACTACCTCACGCGCGTGGAGGACGGCGGGTTCTACGGCTGGCCCTACGCGTACTTCGGAGCCAACGAGGATCCGCGCATGGCGGGCCAGCGCCCGGACCTGGTGGCGAAGACGCGGGTGCCGGACGTGTCCCTGGGAGCGCACACCGCGTCCCTGGGACTGGCGTTCTACGAAGCACAGGCGTTCCCCCGGAAGTACCAGGGCGGCGCGTTCGTGGGACAGCACGGCTCGTGGAACCGCTCGGAGCTGTCCGGCTACAAGGTCGTGTTCGTGCCGTTCCGGGACGGCAAGCCGTCAGGCCCGCCGGAGGACTTCCTCACGGGGTTCATCGCCAACGCCGAGCAGGCCCAGGTGCACGGCCGGCCCGTGGGCGTCACCGTGCTGCCGGACGGCGCGTTGCTGGTCGCGGATGACGCCAGCAACACGCTGTGGAAGGTGAGCGCGAAACGCTGA
- the trhA gene encoding PAQR family membrane homeostasis protein TrhA: protein MEESLKPRLRGLSHVIAFVAALVGCVRMALVPVQGAQYVANLVFGGSLVLMFGVSGGYHWPTWSAATYQRIRRFDHAAIFILIAGSFTPMATLAPMGGWSQRLLWVMWGAALTGATLTLAGISASRGLRSGLYVALGCVAAPVMWHLPGVMGPSRVWWLFFGAVLYAVGAVVYARRWPDPVPRVFGYHEVFHIMVVAAAATHYAVLMDFVGR from the coding sequence ATGGAAGAGAGTCTGAAGCCCCGGTTGCGCGGCCTGTCGCACGTCATCGCGTTCGTGGCGGCGCTGGTGGGGTGCGTGCGGATGGCGCTGGTGCCGGTGCAGGGGGCGCAGTACGTGGCGAACCTGGTGTTCGGCGGCAGCCTGGTCCTGATGTTCGGCGTGAGCGGGGGCTACCACTGGCCCACGTGGAGCGCCGCGACGTACCAGCGGATCCGGCGGTTCGACCACGCCGCCATCTTCATCCTCATCGCGGGCAGCTTCACGCCCATGGCGACGCTGGCCCCCATGGGCGGCTGGAGCCAGCGGCTGCTCTGGGTGATGTGGGGCGCGGCGCTGACGGGCGCCACGCTGACGCTCGCGGGCATCTCCGCGTCGCGGGGGCTGCGCTCCGGGCTCTACGTGGCGCTGGGCTGCGTGGCGGCCCCGGTGATGTGGCACCTGCCGGGGGTGATGGGCCCCAGCCGGGTCTGGTGGCTGTTCTTCGGCGCGGTGCTCTACGCCGTGGGCGCGGTGGTGTACGCGCGCCGCTGGCCCGACCCCGTGCCCCGCGTGTTCGGCTACCACGAGGTCTTCCACATCATGGTCGTCGCAGCGGCCGCCACGCACTACGCCGTGCTGATGGACTTCGTGGGGCGCTAG
- a CDS encoding methyl-accepting chemotaxis protein: protein MCRSCVSALDVQSQLFFRGPRKTLSASRLAAVGSVLLMLLAFASTAHAEPVRAAAQPALDGWRFRWGDSPLGADGVPTWATEPAGAEGWQHMEALKEPPGRGTNTFLWVSIPLPNGPWLEPALFLGNVANAFEIYAGGRRVYSSGTIAPSGQEVMENLAWHLVPVPPASLGHPVLLRIQAHGPAIGVTRDAKVGSHAQLLATMTRQGLAPFVMGTLLVSVGVVALGAALLRRQWRLLASLTVFAAGSGALLLGSSGLCAALWDATVVSSVLTLVGSYAIVPSLAWFISDTIGADRLRWFRWGAAFVSVLALVQSVIAVVSLSTAWKLLPAFALYSLPGLLVCVGVAVVQAWKGDRDARIFVAGLGGLTLVSLLATLPVVGMMDEATDSQMHWGFFTVTLSLVAIVARRSSEVMRSLAEYTHQLEARRKDVRLLAQGMGQGADELAAVVQQLHTSSEEQTVGISRQAAALRELEQTVEEIRQGSHLTADKARLLAASAESAEAVGRQGGEALERTLTDLAAIRTEVSDMAARILALDERTREVSSIVDDVKTLADQSNMLAINAAIEAVRNGDSGKGFGVVAKEMRRLADQSIRATERIRDVLDGVSMSMREAAQMSEQGQGRVQVSLDAVRNSGAQLQKLAGIIGDTSGSVRQITQAVAQQDSGTHQIAQAIQELSGQMQRTLMAVEETRTVTRSVQTLAEVMSGAATKALRSGTLSDEGQKPAAA from the coding sequence ATGTGTCGCTCTTGCGTCTCCGCTCTCGACGTCCAGTCCCAGCTTTTCTTCCGCGGCCCCCGGAAGACCCTCTCCGCCTCGCGGCTCGCGGCGGTGGGGTCCGTGCTGCTGATGCTCCTTGCGTTCGCGTCCACCGCGCACGCGGAGCCGGTCCGGGCGGCGGCACAGCCCGCGCTCGACGGGTGGCGCTTCCGCTGGGGCGACTCGCCGCTGGGGGCTGACGGCGTTCCCACGTGGGCGACGGAGCCGGCGGGCGCCGAGGGCTGGCAGCACATGGAGGCGCTCAAGGAGCCACCCGGCCGCGGGACGAACACGTTCCTCTGGGTGAGCATCCCCCTGCCCAACGGCCCCTGGCTGGAGCCCGCCCTCTTCCTGGGCAACGTCGCCAACGCCTTCGAAATCTACGCCGGCGGCCGGCGCGTCTACTCGAGCGGGACCATCGCCCCCTCCGGCCAGGAGGTGATGGAGAACCTGGCCTGGCACCTGGTGCCCGTGCCGCCCGCCTCGCTGGGGCACCCGGTGCTGCTGCGCATCCAGGCCCACGGCCCCGCCATCGGCGTGACACGCGACGCGAAGGTCGGCTCGCACGCGCAGTTGCTCGCGACGATGACCCGCCAGGGCCTCGCGCCCTTCGTCATGGGGACGCTGCTGGTCTCCGTCGGCGTGGTGGCGCTGGGCGCCGCCCTGCTGCGCCGCCAGTGGCGCCTGCTCGCGTCGCTGACCGTGTTCGCCGCGGGCTCCGGCGCGCTGCTGCTCGGCTCCAGCGGCCTGTGCGCGGCGCTCTGGGACGCGACGGTCGTCAGCAGCGTGCTCACGCTGGTGGGCTCGTACGCCATCGTGCCCAGCCTGGCGTGGTTCATCTCCGATACCATCGGCGCGGACCGGCTGCGCTGGTTCCGCTGGGGCGCGGCCTTCGTCTCCGTCCTGGCGCTCGTGCAGAGCGTGATCGCCGTGGTGAGCCTGAGCACCGCGTGGAAGCTGCTGCCCGCCTTCGCGCTCTACTCGCTGCCCGGGCTGCTCGTCTGCGTGGGCGTCGCGGTGGTCCAGGCCTGGAAGGGAGACCGGGACGCGCGCATCTTCGTCGCGGGCCTGGGCGGGCTCACGCTCGTGTCCCTGCTCGCCACGCTGCCGGTGGTGGGCATGATGGATGAGGCCACCGACAGCCAGATGCACTGGGGCTTCTTCACCGTCACCCTGTCGCTCGTGGCCATCGTGGCGCGCCGCTCGTCGGAGGTGATGCGCTCGCTGGCGGAGTACACGCACCAGCTGGAGGCCCGCCGCAAGGACGTGCGCCTGCTGGCCCAGGGCATGGGACAGGGAGCGGACGAGCTGGCGGCCGTCGTGCAGCAGCTGCACACCTCCAGTGAAGAGCAGACCGTGGGCATCAGCCGTCAGGCGGCCGCACTGCGGGAGCTGGAGCAGACGGTGGAGGAGATCCGCCAGGGCTCGCACCTGACGGCGGACAAGGCGCGCCTGCTCGCGGCGTCCGCGGAGAGCGCGGAGGCGGTGGGACGTCAGGGTGGCGAGGCGCTGGAGCGCACGCTGACGGACCTGGCCGCCATCCGCACCGAGGTGTCGGACATGGCCGCGCGCATCCTCGCGCTCGACGAGCGCACCCGCGAGGTGTCCAGCATCGTCGACGACGTGAAGACGCTGGCGGATCAGTCCAACATGCTGGCCATCAACGCCGCCATCGAGGCGGTGCGCAACGGCGACAGCGGCAAGGGCTTTGGCGTGGTGGCCAAGGAGATGCGCCGGCTGGCGGACCAGTCCATCCGCGCCACCGAGCGCATCCGCGACGTGCTCGACGGCGTGAGCATGAGCATGCGCGAGGCCGCGCAGATGAGCGAGCAGGGCCAGGGGCGCGTGCAGGTGAGCCTGGACGCGGTCCGCAACTCCGGCGCGCAGCTGCAGAAGCTGGCGGGCATCATCGGCGACACCAGCGGCAGCGTGCGGCAGATCACCCAGGCCGTGGCCCAGCAGGACTCGGGGACGCACCAGATTGCCCAGGCCATCCAGGAGCTGTCCGGCCAGATGCAGCGCACGCTGATGGCGGTGGAGGAGACGCGCACCGTCACCCGCTCCGTGCAGACGCTGGCGGAGGTCATGTCGGGGGCCGCGACCAAGGCGCTGCGCTCCGGCACGCTTTCGGACGAAGGGCAGAAGCCCGCTGCCGCGTGA
- a CDS encoding AcvB/VirJ family lysyl-phosphatidylglycerol hydrolase, giving the protein MVPATAARLPEELRALKGLPVLCLYGDEELADSLCPTLSGVAGTRAVLLRGGHHFDGDYDAIARLVLRELGMALP; this is encoded by the coding sequence GTGGTGCCGGCTACCGCCGCGCGCCTGCCGGAGGAGCTGCGGGCCCTGAAGGGGCTGCCCGTGCTCTGCCTTTACGGCGACGAGGAGCTGGCCGACAGCCTCTGTCCCACGCTGTCCGGCGTGGCCGGCACCCGCGCGGTGCTGCTCAGGGGCGGGCACCACTTCGACGGGGACTACGACGCCATCGCGCGCCTCGTGCTGCGGGAACTCGGTATGGCATTGCCCTGA
- a CDS encoding carboxylesterase/lipase family protein, with protein sequence MVQQSAPVVSTVEGQLQGVVEEGMYAFKGIPYAQPPVGPLRWRPPAPVMPWKHIRQASKCGQSSLQSREDCIAGGGGDPVPMGEDCLYLNVWTPRVDPQAKLPVIVWIHGGAYVIGAGGLPPYNGVPLASRDAILVTLNYRLGHLGFLAHPALLQEPGGGAANFGLLDQLAALQWVNRNIAKFGGDPGNVTLMGQSAGAKSVLSLFCMEAARPLFHRGVALSVYGLDEMPLEKAMLKGEALIRGMGVTDAEATPERMRQLPADAFWQQPPEHSLAPVAVSGDTVMPQSILSTFKAQQQARVPLILGSTSDDVSVIRAMGRDPMEVLQALRDNNVPIGLLYPGVTPDEELARQVCRDIVFTLIPRQIADLHSKVSDAWRFYFDYTATALRPLHPHGVPHGSDIVYFLDTVARCPPTQAGVTEEDRAYSRQVSGWMLEFARTGAPASATEWPRHQQGEDRTLRMQQPPKVEHNFMQLRLNAFLLASGIINGADSGTRGKTGPQRGSSHHGATPQKKSRPEGTP encoded by the coding sequence ATGGTCCAGCAGTCCGCTCCCGTCGTCAGCACCGTCGAAGGACAGCTCCAAGGCGTGGTCGAGGAAGGGATGTATGCCTTCAAAGGCATTCCATACGCCCAGCCCCCCGTGGGCCCCCTGCGCTGGCGCCCGCCCGCTCCGGTCATGCCCTGGAAGCACATCCGTCAGGCCTCGAAGTGTGGCCAATCCTCGCTCCAGTCGCGCGAGGATTGTATCGCGGGCGGAGGCGGCGACCCGGTGCCCATGGGCGAGGACTGCCTCTACCTCAACGTCTGGACGCCCCGGGTGGACCCGCAGGCGAAGCTGCCCGTCATCGTGTGGATCCACGGCGGCGCGTATGTGATTGGCGCGGGCGGCCTGCCCCCGTACAACGGCGTGCCCCTGGCGTCCCGGGACGCCATCCTCGTCACGCTGAACTACCGGCTGGGCCACCTGGGCTTCCTGGCCCACCCGGCGCTCCTGCAGGAGCCAGGCGGCGGCGCCGCGAACTTCGGCCTGCTGGATCAGCTCGCCGCGCTCCAGTGGGTGAACCGCAACATCGCGAAGTTCGGCGGGGACCCGGGCAACGTCACCCTCATGGGCCAGTCCGCGGGCGCCAAGAGCGTGCTGTCCCTGTTCTGCATGGAGGCCGCGCGGCCGCTCTTCCACCGGGGCGTGGCGCTGAGCGTGTACGGCCTGGACGAGATGCCGCTGGAGAAGGCGATGCTCAAGGGCGAGGCGCTCATCCGCGGCATGGGCGTGACGGACGCGGAGGCGACGCCGGAGCGCATGCGCCAGTTGCCCGCGGACGCCTTCTGGCAGCAGCCGCCGGAGCACTCGCTGGCGCCCGTGGCCGTGTCCGGCGACACGGTGATGCCCCAGTCCATCCTGTCCACCTTCAAGGCGCAGCAGCAGGCGCGCGTGCCGCTCATCCTGGGCAGCACCAGCGACGACGTGAGCGTCATCAGGGCCATGGGCCGCGACCCCATGGAGGTCCTCCAGGCGCTGCGCGACAACAACGTGCCCATCGGCCTGCTCTACCCGGGGGTGACGCCCGACGAGGAGCTGGCCCGGCAGGTGTGCCGCGACATCGTCTTCACGCTCATCCCCCGGCAGATCGCGGACCTGCACTCCAAGGTCTCCGACGCGTGGCGCTTCTACTTCGACTACACCGCCACCGCGCTGCGCCCGCTGCACCCCCACGGCGTCCCGCACGGCTCGGACATCGTGTACTTCCTGGACACGGTGGCCCGCTGCCCGCCCACGCAGGCCGGGGTCACCGAGGAGGACCGCGCGTACTCGCGCCAGGTGAGCGGCTGGATGCTGGAGTTCGCCCGCACCGGCGCGCCCGCGTCCGCGACGGAGTGGCCCCGGCACCAGCAGGGCGAGGACCGCACCCTGCGCATGCAGCAGCCGCCGAAGGTGGAGCACAACTTCATGCAGCTGCGCCTCAACGCCTTCCTGCTCGCCAGCGGCATCATCAACGGCGCGGACAGCGGCACGCGCGGGAAGACGGGCCCCCAGCGCGGCAGCAGCCACCACGGCGCCACGCCCCAGAAGAAGTCCCGGCCAGAAGGGACGCCGTAG
- a CDS encoding response regulator, which yields MVDALDKPSTLLVVESYDDLREALAALLVLEGYTVLSVATATQALDVLTQLSRVPSLVLLSLMLRNPEDQRFLSRLRNLDLASRLPVLALTADPDLQAAPAGTVALLGKPVRTEVLLAAVDRYRTRH from the coding sequence ATGGTGGACGCCCTGGACAAACCTTCGACCTTGCTGGTGGTCGAGAGCTATGACGACCTGCGTGAGGCCCTGGCGGCCCTGCTGGTGCTGGAGGGCTACACGGTGCTGTCCGTGGCCACCGCCACGCAGGCGCTGGACGTGCTGACCCAGTTGTCCCGCGTCCCCTCCCTGGTGCTGCTCAGCCTGATGCTGCGCAACCCGGAGGACCAGCGCTTCCTCTCCCGGCTGCGGAACCTGGACCTCGCGTCGCGGCTGCCGGTGCTGGCGCTCACCGCGGACCCGGACCTCCAGGCGGCTCCGGCCGGGACGGTGGCCCTGCTGGGCAAGCCGGTGCGCACGGAGGTGCTCCTGGCCGCCGTGGACCGCTACCGGACCCGGCACTGA
- a CDS encoding glutathione-independent formaldehyde dehydrogenase, which produces MLAVVYKQNSQVQVEEVEDPKLEAPTDCVIRVTSAGICGSDLHMYEGRTASKAGQVFGHENMGVVEQVGPGVVSIKKGDRVVLPFNIACGTCFDCVRGRTEACLVANPDAPHAGYGYAGMGPYRGGQAELLRVPWADFNCLKVPGQPGDELEDDFLLLSDVFPTAYHGTELANVRPGATVAVFGAGPVGLLAGYCALLRGASEVYVVDSVPERLAKVKEMGAIPIDFTKGDPVKQIVDLRRGNPLIMGALRPGEEKALGVMCGIDAVGYQSRDIRGADAHGGREKPTQVLEQLVELVNPTGAIGVIGVYIAPDPGAPDENAKQGIYPLPWAKVFDKGITVGTGQTPVKRYNHFLRDLIIAGRAKPSMIVSHRLPLRDAPDAYQKFDARKDGYTKVILKPQLSPKARA; this is translated from the coding sequence ATGCTCGCCGTCGTCTACAAGCAGAACAGCCAGGTGCAGGTGGAGGAGGTGGAGGACCCCAAGCTGGAGGCGCCCACCGACTGCGTCATCCGCGTCACGTCCGCCGGCATCTGTGGCAGCGACCTGCACATGTACGAGGGCCGCACCGCGTCCAAGGCCGGACAGGTGTTCGGCCACGAGAACATGGGCGTCGTGGAGCAGGTGGGCCCCGGCGTCGTGAGCATCAAGAAGGGCGACCGCGTGGTGCTGCCCTTCAACATCGCCTGCGGCACGTGCTTCGACTGCGTGCGCGGCCGCACGGAGGCCTGCCTCGTCGCCAACCCGGATGCGCCTCACGCGGGCTACGGCTACGCGGGAATGGGTCCGTACCGGGGCGGACAGGCGGAGCTGCTCCGGGTGCCCTGGGCGGACTTCAACTGCCTGAAGGTGCCCGGGCAGCCGGGCGACGAGCTGGAGGACGACTTCCTCCTCTTGTCCGACGTCTTCCCCACCGCCTACCACGGCACGGAGCTGGCGAACGTGCGGCCCGGGGCCACGGTGGCCGTCTTCGGCGCGGGGCCGGTGGGCCTGCTCGCCGGCTACTGCGCGCTCCTGCGCGGCGCCTCGGAGGTCTACGTGGTGGACAGCGTCCCGGAGCGCCTGGCCAAGGTGAAGGAGATGGGCGCCATCCCCATCGACTTCACGAAGGGCGACCCGGTGAAGCAGATTGTCGACCTGCGCCGCGGCAACCCGCTCATCATGGGCGCGCTGCGCCCCGGTGAGGAGAAGGCCCTGGGCGTGATGTGCGGCATCGACGCCGTGGGCTACCAGTCGCGCGACATCCGGGGCGCGGACGCGCACGGCGGCCGGGAGAAGCCCACCCAGGTGCTGGAGCAGCTGGTGGAGCTGGTGAACCCCACGGGCGCCATCGGCGTCATCGGCGTCTACATCGCCCCGGACCCCGGCGCGCCGGATGAGAACGCGAAGCAGGGCATCTACCCGCTGCCGTGGGCCAAGGTGTTCGACAAGGGCATCACCGTGGGCACCGGCCAGACGCCGGTGAAGCGCTACAACCACTTCCTGCGCGACCTCATCATCGCGGGCCGCGCGAAGCCGAGCATGATCGTCAGCCACCGCCTGCCGCTGCGGGACGCGCCGGACGCCTACCAGAAGTTCGACGCGCGCAAGGACGGCTACACCAAGGTCATCCTCAAGCCCCAGCTCAGCCCCAAGGCCCGCGCCTAG